DNA sequence from the Leptolyngbya subtilissima AS-A7 genome:
CTGGAGGACCGTTGCAGTATGACGAGCAGGTAAAGCAATGGCAACAGCGCATGAGCGATCGAGGTTGGAACATTGCGGTAGATGGTTTCTATGGGCCACAGAGCGCAGCAGTTGCCAGTCAATTTCAACAGGAGAAAGGACTCGATGTTGATGGAATTGTGGGATCACAAACCTGGGCAGCGACTTTTGACACAACCAACGTCACAGGCTCATTTTCTCCAGAATCTTCCTTTATCCCTGCACTATCCAGTACTTCTGCAAACAACGCTGCTCAGTCCCTAATCGGTGTGGCTCAATCTTACATTGGGGTGCGAGAGCAAGGATACAACAGTGGAGCACAAGTCGAGGCGTTCCAGCGGGCTGTAGATGGGGTAGCTCAAAATGAAGCATGGTGCATGAGCTTTGCACAATATTGCATCAAAGCAGTTGAAAAGGCAGCTCAAGCAGATTCACCAATCGTACAGTCTGAGCACTGCCTTACGGTTTGGAAAAACTCTCCCGACAACCTGAGAAGCTCTACTCCAAAACCCGGTAGTCTTGTAATTTGGCAGCATGGAAACTCATCGAGTGGTCATGTGGGCATTGTTGAGTCAGTCAATGCTGATGGCACTTTTATCACCGTCGAAGGCAATACGAATGATGGTTCTGGTGTAACTCGTGAAGGAATTGGTGTTTTTCGTCGGCAGCGTGACCTAAACGGTTCAGGAGAGATGCGCGTTGTCGGTTTTCTGAATGTATTTCCAGATAAGCAACTGTCACCTAGCACCGCTAGCGTCATGCCATTGACTGAAAAATCCTCAAATCCAGGGCTTGCGCTGGCTTCAGATTTATCCTCCACAGGGGAATTGCTGAAGTATGAAGCAGGCTCACCCATGCGGGGCGATCACGTGAGAACATGGCAAGAACTTTTGAATAAGCAGGGCTATGGAATTCAGGTTGATGGTGCATTCGGCGCAAAAACCGATGCGGCAATCCGTGAGTTTCAAAGATCTCAGAATCTTGCAGCAGACGGCATTGTTGGACCTAACACACAAGAAGCTGCCCGTAAAGCCGCTTCATTAAGTCAGACTGAAGGCTTGTCTCTAATTCCTGGTATAGGGGATGTATTCAACACACCTACTGAGCCTGCCAACTCTAATCCAGCAACATCAACTCCGACCAGTCCCTCATTCTTTGATGGAAACGTTACTCTTAATGGTGACTCTAAGCTAGTAACCTTAAAGCGCTATAGCGAGGATGGAAGCCTTCAAGCAATTGATCCAAACCAGGAAACAGTTGTTGTCGTTCATGGTTGGAAAGGGAGTGGGCAGGATGAGAACATCCAAGAAATAGCTAGGGAAGCGAGTCGTCAGGGGGTTCAGGTATTAACTCTAGATTGGGGTAGTATTGCCCAAGCAGGATTAGACGATGTGCCAAGTGTTCCTTTAACAGATTGGGATGTTCCTGAAATTCTTCCGCCTTATAACACCGCAGAATGGATTGCTCCGGTTGGTGAATGGGCATACAATAAACTGCACCAACTCGGTTTTGATCCTAATCAACTAACGCTGGTTGGACACAGTTTAGGCACTTATGTCAGTGCCGAACTTGCTGCACAGTTTGACGATGACAAAGTCAAAAATTTGGTTGCGCTTGATCCGGCATTTCCAGCGAATAACATGGTGCTTGGAGGATACGATGTTGACGGTAGAACATCGGAACAAAATTTACCTAGAGTCTTTCGCAATGTAGCAGATAATTCGCTATCTTTTGTTGCTAAAAATGCTCCGCTGACAGTTGAGCGAGTCGGAGACGCGGATACGCTTGTTGAAGATCAGGGCATTGGCGGCTTCGCTGGTGATAGCGATCAAGCTGCTACAGCCGATAACTCTTTTGTTGTTGATTTTCCGGAGGGAGAGGCAAGCAGTGCTCACACTTATGTGGTTGATGCATTCATTGATGCATTGGAACATGATTATCTAACAGTGCCTGATCTGACGCTGCCCTATCACCTGGACAACTGGTATAGCGACAATGGTAACAAGCAAACTGTATTTAATAGCTGGTTGCCTGATGGAGTGAAAGGAGCGTTTGATTTGAATCATCACGAAGGCAGAATCTCTGCGGACGCAGCAGGCGAGATTCAGAAAATGGTGCGGGTTGTTGATGATTCGGGCACAGAAGAATCAGCTTGGACTTGATAGGGTAGTCATTGTTTACCTTGCACCTATACGATTGCTATTTTCGTAGATCAGGTTGAAAAACGACAGGCTACCAAGGATTGTGCAATGCGATCGCCATTACTCAAAGTGAACTGGAGAAATTCAGCATGTGTTTTAAACGTGCATAGGTGTAAATCACAAATTGCTAGTTTTGAAAGTGCGATCGCAGCATAACAAATCGCTGAACCGGAACGGAGCATGGGTTGTCTGCTAAGTTGCAAAGGTTATTGCCAACCGCCTGCAATCAACCTATTGACTGAAATATCGATTTTGGATGGGCAGAATGATACTGCTGGGAGGTAGTTGAGGTGACTATTGATAAGCCGAGCGCTCAAGGGACTTAACCTGCTGAAGACTTATGGGTTGAGTAGTTGCCTGCGCTTGCAATTAGCCAATCTAGCTTACCCCACGCCTGTACTCACGAAAGAGCTACCAAGACATGCTGTGATGCTGCTTTGTGGCGCGGGGCAACTAACCGCTCAGCACCTGCTAAGGTGCTGAACCATAATCACTAACAATACGGCTAGCTCCACAGCAACAGCATGGCGACCTCACCCTCTACCGATACAAATGCACCGATGAGGCTATACCGAAGACTTGGGTGAAGGAGTCTTCTTAACGCTGATGCTCATACCGCCCGGGGAGTTTATGGTGGGCGCTCCTGTAGGGTGGGGCTGGCTCGGATTTTGAACCTTTACCTCCATGTAGAGGAGGCGGGGGGTGAACCTGGTTCTCCACAGCCTCCCGACTTAGAGAGCCTTGGCCTTTTAGATAACTCGGCAGAAGGTCATCGGCAGTAGATGCAGTGCCTGGGTGGATGGCTGCGCAGTTGGGGCAGTTCATTGCTGAGTAGTTCAACGGCAAGCGCCGGGATTAGCTCAATGACGATGAGCTAATCTCGCTGCCGTATCAGCTCCAGGCGTTAGAGGGAAGTTATCTCTCTTTTGTTACTCTCGCTGGAGAATAGCTGAAATGACGGAGATTCGTTCCGAATGGTTCGGGTAAATTGATAAAAAATGAGATTAAACAACATAATTTTCATTCCCCTTCCGAAGTAATTAAAGAGGGATTAGATACCTTGCTGATAAATTTTTATCAGTACTTAAAGAGCAATCTGTATAAAAGTAGCAACCAGAGTAGAAGTAAATCAGTAAAGCTGAGACGCTACTCTGATTGTCAACGTAGCAAAAATAACACTCATGGGGCATTTCCATCTGGTTAATGAGTGGTTTTTACAAGAATTTATGAATTTAAAAGTATTTTTCGAGGAATAGTAATCCTTCAAATAGAATGAAGGGGCTTTCTCAGGCTTATAGGAATAACACCCATGACCGATAGTGCAGGTGCTCCAGAAAGCTCATCTACCCAATACAGTTTGCCGGGAACAGAAAATCTTCCACAAGTGGAGCCTGGTGCAAGTGCTTGGTTCCGCTGTCCTACTCCAACTGTTGTTTCTTACGAAAGAGTTACGAAACGACTTCAAGGCAAAACTGACTCATACCCTGAAATTGGTTCACCAGAAGAACAAAAAGAGCTTGAAGAAATTCGTCAGTTTACCGCAAACGCTGAAGACGCTAATGCTCTTAACCAGAACTCTCTAAGCGCTTTCTTAACGAATCGTCTTTTGTATCTCCTCCACCTGCCGGGGCTGTTCTAAGTCAACGCACAGATACTAACAGTCCTATTATTCGTAACGGGCTTGAGTTGGCATACCTGTTTCAATCAGAGACCCCTGGAATATGGCATCGCCATATCTTGAACTTCATTCTTGCTCCAGAACCTGAGTCTAGCTTAGGCTTAAGGCTATCACCTCCTCGTCATGCTCTCATCTGGGCTACGCTTGATGTGGCGATCCATAGTGCTCTTATGGCTGCATGGCACTACAAGTGGGTAGCAGTAGAAGCAGATGGCACACAGCTTGACCGGGTTGCGTTTCGTCGCCGTCCTGCTGAAGCTGACCCAAGCTTAGAGATTGTCTACGATTTCATTAGTAGTGATGAGACCAAAGATGGCAGTCTCACAAGAGGAGCGAAACGATCAGAGCCGCAACCTTCGACAGGAACTCCCCGCCATCCTGCTTACCCGCCTGGGCATAGCACCTATTCGGCAGCGGCAAGTTATGTACTTGGCTGCTTCCTGCCGGAGTTCAAGGAGGATTTTGATAAGCTTGCTGACAACATTGGTGAAGCCCGCATATGGGGTGGGGTTCACTGGCGTAGTGATCACGATTTTGGTCAGCTTGTAGGCAGAACCGTAGGAGAACTGGTAATAAGGCAGCTTAATAAGTCCGGGATCGTGGTTTGCCCAGAGCCAAATCCAGATGTACCAGCGCGGGACGAATCAGAGGCAGCAGCTAAACAGTTTGATAGCAACAGCGGACAAGCTGATAATAACTTCTGTAGCGGTGTAGATTGCCCAACACAGCCTGAAGTTATTCAGAACCTCTAAAGAGTTTCTACAAGCTCAATAACTTTCTCTCCTCGTTAGCCCTTCTGCTTAAAAAGTTAAAGGGGAGGGAAAGTTATATAAATAACAATTGAATCTTGAAAACATAACTGCTCTCTCTTTTGTTACTCTCGCTGGAGAATAGCTGGAATGACGGAGATTCCTTAGCTATTAGGCCACCTTCTGCGATCTCTCCCTCCGGACTACTGAATTTGCTCAGGCGCTACGACTTTTGTCCCCGTACTGAAACTAGGGCCTAACGTGCATAAACCTAGGGGCCACGAGAACTATTTACTAATAGAGGTTTTTAACAGCCTCTAGTCTAATTACTTAATAGCAAGGAGAATGCTATACCTCTCAACATATCGCGAACTAGAAATTCAAAGGATCCTCAAGCTCCGCCAACGGTTAAAAATGTCCAAGCTTGGCTGAACCGAAAGGGCAGCCGTTTGAAAGTAGACGGAGTTTTTGGGTTGAAAAGCGAGCGAGCAGTGAAATCGTTTCAATCTCGGTCTAGTCTCAAGGCCGATGGCGTTGTAGGCCCTAAAACTTGGGCAGTTTTGTCAAAGGTAGGTTCTTCACCATCTCTTGGAACACCCTCTACCAAAAAAACGGGCAAGGCGATCGCGGCGATCGCATACAAAGTAGTCACAGGAGGCTACCGAGGAGGCAAAAAGCCGACCTATAAGTTTGGTGCTGAAAATACCCTGTATTGGCCCGATCTAGTTAGTCGAACTGATTGCTCCGAATTGGTACAGATTTGTGTTTCATCTCTGCTCAAGAATTCCTGGGTTGATGGTTCTCGCTTTCAATATGCTGCTACTCGCAAAATCAGCGTTCAGCAAGCGATGAAAACCCCAGGGGCGTTACTGTTTGTCTCTAGCAATGGTAAGCCTAGCGGTATACACCATGTGGCGATTTCCCTGGGTGACGGTCGAACAGCTGAAGCGCGATCAACCCGCAGCGGGGTCGGTGTGTTTAAAACCGGCATTCTCTTCAATTTTGCAGGTTTGGTTCCCGGACTAAAATATTAGAAGAATAGCATCATGAATGACGAAGTTTTTGTTGAAGAGCTGACAGAATTAGAACTGGAGCAAGCTTTTGCAGAGGTGGAAGAGGTTGATCCTTCTCTACCTGATGAAATCGACGGTGTTCCGTTTGCAATTTCTGGTGATTTTGAAGACACAGGTGATGAGCCTGAGGAAAACCCTGAGACACCGCCTTTTAATATTGAAGCAGCCTTGGAAGGGGTTACTTTCGAAGAGTAGCTTGATAGCCTTTCATGACCCTCATCTTTTTGATCTATGGCTCATAATGTCTTCATTTGACTTCAAATAGCTTAAAGGCTCTTCAGTGTTGGAGAGCCTTTGAAACCCAACTTTAGGCATAATTCGAGACGGCCTAATAATGATATCCTCCCCTGTAATAGTTTAATCTGAGGCGGTTCGCTCCAGGTAGCGAGCTGCGACCGTACTTTAACTCAAGTAACGTTTAAATAAGCTTTTCGCAATCGCCAATCCTGAATTTACCGTAGGACGGGCACTGCCCACTAACTCTCTTTGCATAAATCATTGATTTTAGAAAACTACTGATTGACAGCGGGCGCAACCTTAAACCTGTCCCTGCTGACACCACTACTTCCAGAGTGATTTTGATGATTCTCAAACGATGGATAGTATTGCCGCTGGTCATGCTGATGCTGACCCGCCACCTCTACCGACTCTGCTCTAGTAGATGAAACAGCCCTAAGCTAGAGCAGGCCGAAGACGACCACAGCGTGATGGTTACCTAACATGGTCAAACCATCGACTTAGCTGAAGGCTGGGAAG
Encoded proteins:
- a CDS encoding phosphatase PAP2 family protein, with amino-acid sequence MAAWHYKWVAVEADGTQLDRVAFRRRPAEADPSLEIVYDFISSDETKDGSLTRGAKRSEPQPSTGTPRHPAYPPGHSTYSAAASYVLGCFLPEFKEDFDKLADNIGEARIWGGVHWRSDHDFGQLVGRTVGELVIRQLNKSGIVVCPEPNPDVPARDESEAAAKQFDSNSGQADNNFCSGVDCPTQPEVIQNL
- a CDS encoding alpha/beta fold hydrolase, with product MSNFDVNPAEVNTALDAASGLPGSSLNFSRDIFSQPLHPSATALDSPHHPLLHPDNTSDGTFAQLDPLTGLSSNRSTFGGVYGDEFESGIAPIDYTVHLAGRALDAVDQVVESSAPVIKKVVGDAVTQIAEAVHDSIDIAQKNWNASDNELHNTLNNRVSQAIGFLKKKIGDLSADPDVKEAVDITTYLGRTVAEKAKNFVEISQSATEAWGDKVFDSTYVDQSVDAKVDTNLANRGSFSSPFVGVIDVGFESQDHGATVVDTIQQSSQRFPDWLDDSVGTGRWAESLIQFVDQSKSSGRSGAIVNLSFDLTQINPDGSVSTRYELTAEEREALQYAQANRVLVVASAGNQGEAMSALGQASHEFDNVIAVGAAEGGQRAAYSSYGAGLDFVASGQGREAMGTSLAAARVTGAIAKIWDANPQLDYRQVVQSLESTAIDLQKPGRDSETGYGQLNTSAAIDLAEDLTSQPQLLSNSQLQNTIERDQAGQVLHNAIFERDSLIGQKSNGVIPSERPNRLLEGDGIQPESASNVANSPSFGSSSLDHLLKYEPGGPLQYDEHVKQWQQRMSDRGWNITVDGLYGSQSAQIARQFQQEKGLAVDGIVGPDTWAATFDTNNVTNSPSSGSASLDHLLKYEPGGPLQYDEQVKQWQQRMSDRGWNIAVDGFYGPQSAAVASQFQQEKGLDVDGIVGSQTWAATFDTTNVTGSFSPESSFIPALSSTSANNAAQSLIGVAQSYIGVREQGYNSGAQVEAFQRAVDGVAQNEAWCMSFAQYCIKAVEKAAQADSPIVQSEHCLTVWKNSPDNLRSSTPKPGSLVIWQHGNSSSGHVGIVESVNADGTFITVEGNTNDGSGVTREGIGVFRRQRDLNGSGEMRVVGFLNVFPDKQLSPSTASVMPLTEKSSNPGLALASDLSSTGELLKYEAGSPMRGDHVRTWQELLNKQGYGIQVDGAFGAKTDAAIREFQRSQNLAADGIVGPNTQEAARKAASLSQTEGLSLIPGIGDVFNTPTEPANSNPATSTPTSPSFFDGNVTLNGDSKLVTLKRYSEDGSLQAIDPNQETVVVVHGWKGSGQDENIQEIAREASRQGVQVLTLDWGSIAQAGLDDVPSVPLTDWDVPEILPPYNTAEWIAPVGEWAYNKLHQLGFDPNQLTLVGHSLGTYVSAELAAQFDDDKVKNLVALDPAFPANNMVLGGYDVDGRTSEQNLPRVFRNVADNSLSFVAKNAPLTVERVGDADTLVEDQGIGGFAGDSDQAATADNSFVVDFPEGEASSAHTYVVDAFIDALEHDYLTVPDLTLPYHLDNWYSDNGNKQTVFNSWLPDGVKGAFDLNHHEGRISADAAGEIQKMVRVVDDSGTEESAWT
- a CDS encoding peptidoglycan-binding protein, with the protein product MSRTRNSKDPQAPPTVKNVQAWLNRKGSRLKVDGVFGLKSERAVKSFQSRSSLKADGVVGPKTWAVLSKVGSSPSLGTPSTKKTGKAIAAIAYKVVTGGYRGGKKPTYKFGAENTLYWPDLVSRTDCSELVQICVSSLLKNSWVDGSRFQYAATRKISVQQAMKTPGALLFVSSNGKPSGIHHVAISLGDGRTAEARSTRSGVGVFKTGILFNFAGLVPGLKY